The segment CCCAGCTACTCTGTGGCGACCCCGGCTGCCCCGCGGCGACCCCGGGCTGCTCAGCGCGGGAGCGGCCCCTTCAGGACGCGCTCGCGCAGCGGCTGGACCTCGCCCGGGTGCTGGTAGAACAGCTCCCACACCGGCTCGAGCCACCACGTCGTGCCCGCCTCGGCGTAGGCGGCAGCGGTCTCCGACGCCTCGGCGTCGCTCTTGCCGCGGGTGCTGATCTCGACGACATGGTCGTACGGGCGGTCGTCGACCCTGTCCGCGACGTGGGCCCGGATCGCACGGATCTCGTCGGGGCTCGGGTCGCGGCCCTCGCCGCCACGGGGCATCACCACCGGCATGATCCCGTCCCAGCGCAGCGCGCGCGCCATCGACCTCGGGCGCGGCCAGGCCGCGACCACCCACACCGGCACCCGCGGCCGCTGGTACGACGGCGGCAGGAAGGTCGACTCCTCGATCCGGAATTGCTCGCCCGAGAACTCGAACGGCTCCCCGCTCCAGCACCCCTGGAGGATCGCCAGCGCCTCGTCCAGGCGTTGTGCCCGCACACGGCGGTCGGTCTGCTCGTCGACCTTGGAGAAGGCGGCGTCGTCGAGCGCGCCCAGCCCCACCGGCAGGACGAGCCGGCCTCTCGACAGGTGGTCGACAGTGGTCGTCTCCCGTGCCACCTTCCACGGACGCCGGCGTGAAAGCGGCGTGATCATCGTGCCGATCGTCACCGTCCGCGTCGTGGTGGCGAGCAACCCGAGCGCGACCCACCCATCGCACGCAGCCTGGTTGCGCGGGTCCTCGATCGGCGGGTTGAGCGCGTCCCAGACGAAGACGCCGTCCCAGCCCGCCTCCTCCGCCTCCCGGCCCAGCTCGGCCACGAGCGCGGCGTCCGCGAAGACGCCCATGTTGGGAAGCACGACCCCGCTCCGCATCAATGCACCTCCGCCCCGCTCCGCATCAATGCACCTCCGTCAGACGATCGGCAACCGACCACGATGACGGGAAGGTGTGACATTCGGCGACCCACCTGGTGGCAGGGCAACGTTGCCGTCACGGTTTGCGGTGGTTCGGGGTGAACCGCCCTACACTGCTCCGGTGTGCCGGTCCCGGCGTGGTCGACGGCAAGGTCAGAAGGTGAGCGGATGCGGCGTCTGGTGCTGGTGTGCTGTGTGCTGCTCGCCGCCTGCACCGGGTCGGGCAAGGCCGACAGGCCGGCCTCAGGATCCCTGAACGACGCCGACGTGGCCTTCGCGCAGCGCCTGCTCGCCCAGGACGACCAGGCCACCGAGGTCGTGGAGCTGGTCGAGGG is part of the Actinomycetes bacterium genome and harbors:
- a CDS encoding LLM class flavin-dependent oxidoreductase; the encoded protein is MRSGVVLPNMGVFADAALVAELGREAEEAGWDGVFVWDALNPPIEDPRNQAACDGWVALGLLATTTRTVTIGTMITPLSRRRPWKVARETTTVDHLSRGRLVLPVGLGALDDAAFSKVDEQTDRRVRAQRLDEALAILQGCWSGEPFEFSGEQFRIEESTFLPPSYQRPRVPVWVVAAWPRPRSMARALRWDGIMPVVMPRGGEGRDPSPDEIRAIRAHVADRVDDRPYDHVVEISTRGKSDAEASETAAAYAEAGTTWWLEPVWELFYQHPGEVQPLRERVLKGPLPR